The Desulfatitalea tepidiphila genome window below encodes:
- a CDS encoding integron integrase — protein sequence MVRVLRLKQRSYRTERTYIHWLRSFYSHVKPAIPSELTDRHIIDFLSYLAVERHVVKSTQNQAFNALLFFYRHVLEKEVGEIRNAVRAKPKFRLPTVLSPVEVMHLIDHLSGVSRLMAKIIYGGGLRRDECMRLRVKDLDFERNTVTVRAGKGDKDRQTLLPESIVDEVRQHLCNVRHLYEADRKADIAGVQLPGALEKKYPLASKEWIWYWVFPSARLSQDPRSGVVRRHHMSGDVLRKGIRNAAKTVGLAKRVTAHTLRHSFATHLLENGTDIRTIQQLLGHADLNTTMIYTHVARKNAFGVRSPLDHQPA from the coding sequence ATGGTGCGCGTGCTTAGATTAAAGCAGAGATCATATCGTACTGAAAGGACCTACATACATTGGCTGAGAAGCTTTTATTCCCATGTCAAACCCGCAATTCCCAGTGAATTGACCGATCGCCACATCATCGACTTCTTGTCCTATCTCGCAGTCGAAAGGCATGTAGTTAAATCCACCCAAAACCAGGCCTTCAATGCCTTGCTGTTCTTTTATCGGCATGTGCTTGAAAAGGAGGTGGGCGAAATACGCAATGCGGTTCGGGCCAAGCCCAAATTCCGCCTCCCAACCGTGCTGTCGCCCGTCGAAGTGATGCATTTGATCGACCATCTCTCCGGTGTTTCGCGCCTGATGGCAAAAATCATATACGGCGGTGGTCTTCGTCGGGATGAGTGCATGCGCCTGAGAGTGAAGGACTTGGATTTCGAAAGAAACACGGTCACCGTTCGCGCCGGAAAAGGCGACAAAGACCGCCAGACGTTGCTGCCGGAATCCATCGTCGATGAGGTGCGGCAACACCTGTGCAACGTTCGTCACTTGTATGAAGCCGACCGCAAAGCCGACATTGCGGGTGTTCAACTGCCCGGCGCCTTGGAAAAAAAATATCCGCTGGCCTCCAAAGAATGGATCTGGTACTGGGTTTTTCCTTCCGCCAGGCTTTCCCAGGATCCCCGCTCGGGCGTTGTTCGCCGGCACCACATGTCCGGCGACGTATTGCGCAAGGGAATCCGTAACGCAGCCAAGACAGTCGGTTTGGCCAAAAGGGTAACGGCGCATACGCTCAGGCACTCTTTTGCCACCCATCTACTGGAAAATGGGACCGATATCCGCACCATCCAACAGTTGCTGGGTCATGCGGATTTAAACACCACGATGATCTATACCCATGTGGCCCGAAAGAATGCCTTTGGCGTTCGAAGCCCCTTGGACCATCAGCCCGCTTGA
- a CDS encoding dienelactone hydrolase family protein, with protein sequence MKAFIFLISIVMATTAAADGRSVTYTVNGAPYEGYYTTPGGRAPLVLLVHDWDGLTDYEVRRAEMLAKMGYAVFAVDLFGAGVRPTKMEDRRQHTGELYADREKMRALLDGGLKAARDQGADTANAVAMGYCFGGAAVLELARSGADLKGFVSFHGGLSTPQGQDYSRTRAPVLILHGAADTAISMDDFAKLAKELEKHGVAHEMIAYGGAPHAFTVFGEDRYREDADRKSWQRFSEFLKDVLR encoded by the coding sequence ATGAAAGCATTCATTTTTTTGATATCCATAGTGATGGCAACGACGGCGGCAGCGGACGGCCGATCCGTGACCTACACGGTCAATGGCGCCCCTTACGAGGGCTACTACACGACTCCGGGCGGCAGAGCGCCGCTGGTGCTGCTGGTGCACGACTGGGACGGTCTGACCGATTATGAAGTGCGGCGCGCAGAGATGCTGGCCAAGATGGGGTATGCGGTCTTTGCAGTCGATCTGTTCGGCGCCGGCGTGCGGCCGACCAAGATGGAAGATCGCCGCCAGCATACCGGCGAATTGTACGCGGATCGCGAGAAGATGCGCGCCCTGCTCGACGGCGGTTTGAAGGCGGCCCGGGATCAGGGCGCCGATACGGCCAACGCCGTGGCCATGGGGTATTGTTTCGGCGGGGCCGCGGTGCTGGAACTGGCCCGCTCAGGCGCGGACCTGAAAGGCTTCGTCTCGTTCCACGGCGGATTGAGCACGCCCCAGGGCCAGGACTACAGCCGGACCCGGGCGCCGGTGCTGATTCTGCACGGTGCGGCCGACACCGCCATCTCCATGGACGATTTTGCCAAGCTGGCCAAGGAGCTGGAAAAACATGGCGTGGCCCACGAAATGATCGCCTACGGCGGCGCGCCCCATGCGTTCACCGTGTTTGGCGAGGATCGCTACCGCGAGGATGCGGATCGGAAATCGTGGCAGCGGTTCTCGGAATTCCTCAAGGATGTGCTGCGCTGA
- a CDS encoding protein-L-isoaspartate(D-aspartate) O-methyltransferase translates to MAGEPGDASADDRATERREMVARQLKRRGIEDPDVLRAMAKVPRHRFVPQALQAMAYADQPLPIGHDQTISQPYIVALMSEVLAVRPGQRVLEVGTGSGYQAAVLAEMGVTVYSIEIIPELGRRAATVLGELGYEGANLKIGDGYRGWPEAAPFDGIIVTCAPGDIPEPLTEQLAEGGRLVIPVGDGFAQKLVRLTKTEGRMVEEKIVDVRFVPMVDEKGKTY, encoded by the coding sequence ATAGCCGGCGAACCGGGAGATGCCTCGGCCGATGACCGGGCCACGGAACGCCGGGAGATGGTGGCCCGGCAACTCAAGAGGCGCGGCATCGAGGACCCCGACGTGCTACGCGCCATGGCCAAGGTACCGCGGCACCGTTTCGTGCCCCAGGCCCTGCAGGCCATGGCCTATGCGGATCAACCATTGCCCATCGGCCACGACCAGACCATCTCTCAGCCCTACATCGTGGCCTTGATGTCGGAAGTGCTGGCGGTGCGGCCGGGTCAGCGGGTGCTCGAGGTGGGCACCGGATCGGGATACCAGGCGGCGGTGCTGGCCGAGATGGGCGTGACGGTCTACTCCATCGAAATCATACCCGAGCTGGGCCGACGTGCCGCGACGGTACTCGGTGAATTGGGCTACGAAGGGGCAAACCTCAAGATCGGCGACGGATATCGGGGATGGCCCGAAGCCGCCCCCTTTGACGGCATCATCGTCACCTGTGCGCCCGGCGACATTCCCGAACCGCTCACCGAGCAACTGGCCGAAGGCGGCCGGCTGGTCATTCCGGTGGGCGACGGGTTCGCCCAGAAACTCGTGCGGCTGACCAAAACAGAGGGCCGCATGGTCGAAGAGAAGATCGTGGATGTGCGCTTCGTGCCCATGGTCGACGAGAAGGGGAAAACGTACTGA
- a CDS encoding B12-binding domain-containing radical SAM protein, protein MNKVVLLQLPVPQTNFGRQTGNTPLAAAWLKASLPAAAAAQVRILPESIVSYLGDAALVDLVLTETPDIVGFTVYCWNLDRSLHMAKQLKRLSAARIVFGGPEITPDNPRLLGAPIDFRVYGEGEIVFERLIGDPAFWSLGSASAPADTGFESLPSPYLAGLLEPGLSNVILLETQRGCPYRCRYCYYNKARSGLTFASEAHVFDAVDWAGSQGIGEIYLLDPCLSARPRFNTFLKRLAMHNRDRRMGFVSEIRAESIDRALADLFQTVGFLRFEIGLQSTNPKALAAMNRRTDLARLAAGAHLLKARGIVPQIDLILGLPGDDPAGFRRSVDFLVDNDLADDVQLFPLSLLPGTEFRAQSRSLGLRFTPAPPYTVWDTPTFSHEEMLAAIDYAEVKLDAAFYPFADLNIAWRLHQEAAPRDVTARIGEQEIYTKLYLTGPRTSQELQAVAPRLSHPYQLFVDPKFTDAAALGRVITALSAANPFTPFEVVFLSPPHRPDRNRLLSAVRLKRPHVLDLEERFLYDRPGNRAVIFTIVNEDRQVRQTGEMERQVFWWRHGNLPTRAALDDLLAVDGVLIDTALPQEALVQWQDRFAPLADGLPRIAFAHLVLQHRWLLQTAHDEWAANILDPVGRMDSTSAPSANHPRSVSR, encoded by the coding sequence ATGAACAAGGTCGTATTGCTCCAACTGCCCGTGCCTCAGACCAATTTCGGCCGGCAGACCGGCAACACCCCGCTGGCCGCCGCCTGGCTGAAGGCATCCCTCCCGGCTGCGGCCGCTGCGCAGGTCCGGATCCTGCCTGAAAGCATCGTCTCCTACCTGGGCGACGCCGCCCTGGTCGACCTGGTCCTGACCGAAACGCCGGACATCGTGGGCTTCACGGTCTATTGCTGGAACCTGGACCGTTCCCTGCACATGGCCAAACAGCTCAAACGGCTCAGCGCGGCGCGCATCGTTTTCGGCGGCCCGGAAATCACCCCGGACAACCCCCGGTTGCTCGGCGCGCCCATCGATTTCCGGGTGTATGGCGAAGGCGAAATCGTCTTCGAGCGGCTGATCGGCGATCCGGCGTTCTGGTCCCTCGGTTCGGCCTCGGCCCCGGCCGACACAGGCTTCGAATCCCTGCCCAGCCCCTACCTGGCCGGCCTGCTCGAACCCGGGCTGAGCAACGTCATCCTCCTCGAGACCCAGCGCGGATGCCCCTATCGCTGCCGCTACTGCTACTACAACAAGGCCCGCAGCGGATTGACGTTCGCCTCGGAAGCACATGTATTCGATGCCGTCGACTGGGCCGGGTCGCAAGGCATCGGCGAAATCTATCTGCTCGACCCTTGTCTGAGCGCCCGTCCCAGGTTCAACACCTTTTTGAAACGGCTCGCGATGCACAACCGGGACCGGCGCATGGGTTTCGTGAGCGAGATTCGGGCCGAATCCATCGACCGGGCCCTGGCCGACCTGTTCCAGACCGTCGGTTTTCTCCGGTTTGAAATCGGCCTGCAGTCGACCAACCCCAAGGCCCTGGCCGCCATGAACCGCCGTACCGACCTGGCGCGCCTTGCCGCCGGCGCCCACCTGCTCAAGGCGCGCGGCATCGTTCCCCAGATCGACCTGATCCTGGGCCTGCCTGGCGACGATCCGGCCGGATTCAGGCGGTCGGTGGATTTTTTGGTGGACAACGATCTGGCCGACGATGTCCAGCTCTTTCCCCTCTCCCTGCTGCCGGGCACCGAATTCCGCGCCCAAAGCCGAAGCCTGGGGCTCCGTTTTACGCCCGCACCGCCCTACACGGTATGGGACACGCCCACTTTCTCGCACGAAGAGATGCTCGCGGCCATAGACTATGCCGAAGTGAAACTGGACGCCGCCTTCTATCCCTTTGCGGACCTGAACATCGCCTGGCGCCTGCACCAAGAGGCCGCGCCGCGGGATGTGACGGCCCGCATCGGAGAACAGGAGATCTACACCAAACTCTACCTCACCGGCCCCCGCACCTCCCAGGAACTCCAGGCCGTCGCACCGAGGCTGAGCCATCCCTACCAGCTCTTCGTGGATCCGAAATTCACGGACGCGGCAGCCCTAGGCCGGGTGATCACGGCCCTGAGCGCCGCCAATCCCTTCACCCCTTTCGAGGTCGTATTTCTATCGCCCCCGCACAGACCCGACCGTAACCGCCTGCTCTCCGCCGTGCGGCTCAAGCGCCCCCATGTCCTGGACCTCGAAGAGCGGTTTCTATATGACCGGCCCGGCAACCGGGCGGTAATCTTCACCATCGTCAACGAAGATCGCCAGGTGCGCCAAACCGGAGAGATGGAGCGCCAGGTGTTCTGGTGGCGCCACGGGAATTTGCCCACGCGGGCGGCGCTGGACGACCTGCTGGCCGTTGACGGGGTGCTGATCGATACGGCCCTTCCCCAGGAGGCGCTGGTGCAGTGGCAGGACCGGTTTGCCCCCCTGGCGGACGGCCTGCCCCGGATCGCCTTCGCCCATCTGGTCCTTCAGCATCGCTGGCTGCTGCAAACCGCCCATGACGAGTGGGCGGCGAACATTCTCGACCCGGTCGGGCGCATGGACTCGACATCGGCCCCATCGGCAAACCATCCAAGGAGCGTGTCCAGATGA
- a CDS encoding amidohydrolase family protein, producing the protein MNPDFPPIIDAHAHCGVLDKSWPQSCEDYERHIDGTGIHGVAFFSPVYEIYDRYDAHFADTPAWQARRRQSNTHLLSLNPAGLSVFPYFFIWNDFAVEQLTPGHRGIKWHRHPGEPKYHYDDPRCLAALDEIRRRRLPVVLEEELEHTVRFIGGLAQGIRVIIPHLGGLNGGFRAISAAGLWDLDHVWADTALASRAEIREYLQRYGHRRLMFGSDFPFGEPAEELHKIRSLNLDDQVETAILGGNFKRLQAAVDHR; encoded by the coding sequence ATGAATCCAGACTTTCCCCCCATCATCGACGCCCACGCCCATTGCGGCGTGCTGGACAAAAGCTGGCCCCAATCGTGCGAGGACTATGAACGCCACATCGACGGCACCGGCATTCATGGCGTGGCCTTTTTTTCTCCGGTCTACGAGATCTACGACCGCTACGACGCCCATTTCGCCGACACGCCGGCCTGGCAGGCGCGTCGTCGGCAGAGCAACACCCACCTGCTCTCTTTGAACCCGGCCGGCCTGTCCGTCTTCCCCTACTTTTTCATCTGGAATGACTTTGCGGTGGAGCAGCTCACGCCGGGCCATCGCGGCATCAAATGGCACCGGCACCCCGGCGAACCGAAGTACCACTATGACGATCCGCGCTGCCTTGCGGCCCTGGACGAAATCCGCCGCCGCCGTCTGCCGGTGGTATTGGAAGAAGAGCTCGAGCACACCGTACGCTTCATCGGCGGCCTGGCCCAGGGGATCCGGGTGATCATTCCCCATCTGGGCGGACTCAACGGCGGCTTCCGCGCCATATCCGCCGCAGGCCTCTGGGACCTGGACCACGTGTGGGCCGATACGGCGCTGGCCTCCCGCGCCGAAATTCGCGAATACCTCCAGCGCTACGGCCATCGACGGCTGATGTTCGGGTCCGACTTCCCGTTCGGCGAGCCGGCCGAGGAACTGCACAAAATCCGCAGCCTGAACCTGGATGACCAGGTTGAAACGGCCATCCTGGGCGGAAATTTCAAGCGCCTGCAGGCGGCAGTCGACCAT